A window from Symbiopectobacterium purcellii encodes these proteins:
- the glpX gene encoding class II fructose-bisphosphatase: MKRELAIEFSRVTEAAALAGYKWLGRGDKNAADGAAVQAMRIMLNQVDINGQIVIGEGEIDEAPMLYIGEQVGTGVGDAVDIAVDPIEGTRMTAMGQANALAVLAVGEKDTFLHAPDMYMEKLIVGPQAKGAINLALPLADNLRNIAIKIGKPLQQLTVITLAKPRHDGVIAEMQQLGVKVFAIPDGDVAASILTCMPDSEVDVLYGIGGAPEGVISAAVIRALDGDMQGRLLARHQVKGDSEENRRLGERELERCAEMGIEAGRILTLSDMARNDNVIFSATGITKGDLLEGIARRGNIATTETLLIRGKSRTIRRIRSTHYLDRKDPALHDFLL; this comes from the coding sequence ATGAAACGTGAATTGGCGATTGAGTTTTCCCGCGTGACAGAAGCTGCTGCGCTGGCAGGCTACAAATGGCTTGGCCGTGGCGATAAAAATGCCGCCGATGGCGCGGCGGTGCAGGCCATGCGCATCATGCTCAATCAGGTTGATATCAACGGGCAAATCGTGATCGGTGAAGGTGAGATTGACGAAGCCCCCATGCTTTACATCGGTGAGCAGGTCGGCACCGGCGTGGGCGATGCAGTGGATATCGCGGTCGATCCCATTGAAGGCACACGAATGACGGCAATGGGGCAAGCCAATGCGCTCGCCGTTCTGGCCGTCGGCGAAAAAGATACCTTTCTGCACGCGCCCGACATGTATATGGAAAAGCTGATCGTCGGTCCGCAGGCCAAAGGCGCTATCAACCTGGCGCTGCCATTGGCGGATAACCTGCGCAATATCGCCATCAAAATTGGCAAACCGTTACAGCAGCTTACGGTGATCACTCTGGCAAAACCGCGTCACGATGGCGTGATTGCCGAAATGCAGCAACTGGGCGTGAAAGTGTTTGCTATTCCCGACGGTGATGTCGCCGCCTCAATTCTGACCTGTATGCCTGACAGCGAAGTCGATGTGCTGTATGGCATCGGCGGCGCACCTGAAGGGGTGATTTCCGCTGCGGTGATCCGCGCGCTGGATGGCGATATGCAAGGTCGCCTGCTGGCACGCCATCAGGTTAAAGGGGACAGCGAGGAAAACCGTCGTTTGGGCGAGCGTGAGCTGGAACGCTGTGCAGAAATGGGGATTGAAGCTGGACGCATACTCACGTTGAGCGATATGGCGCGTAATGACAACGTGATCTTCTCGGCTACCGGTATCACCAAAGGCGACCTGTTGGAAGGGATTGCCCGCCGGGGTAACATCGCCACCACCGAAACACTGCTGATTCGCGGCAAATCACGCACTATCCGGCGTATTCGTTCAACACATTATCTCGATCGCAAAGATCCGGCGTTGCATGACTTCCTGCTGTGA
- a CDS encoding MFS transporter — translation MMTTKKLAVQRWWYLMPIIFITYSLAYLDRANYGFAAASGIEVDLGISKGTSSLIGALFFLGYFFFQVPGSIYAVKRSVRKLIFVSLILWGLCAAATGLVNNIPMLMVIRFILGVVEAAVMPSMLIYISTWFTKEERSRANTFLVLGNPVTVLWMSIVSGYLINAFGWREMFIIEGAPAIIWAFIWWFLVRDKPSEVTWMSAQEKADFQAVMDAEQKNIKPVRNYGEALRSRNVIILCAVHAFWSIGVYGFMMWMPSILKSAASLDIVSVGWLSALPYFAAIVLMLTVSWLSDKMQNRKLYIWPLLLIASLAFFTSYAIGAQHFWVSYALLVVAAACMYAPYGPFFALIPELLPKNVSGVSIGLINSFGALGAFLGAWLVGYLNGITGNPSMSYSFMAVALLLSVLLTITVKAPGSEKKAQLATSHR, via the coding sequence ATGATGACGACTAAAAAATTAGCTGTTCAGCGTTGGTGGTATTTAATGCCCATCATTTTTATTACCTATAGCCTCGCCTATCTCGATCGCGCCAATTATGGTTTTGCGGCCGCGTCAGGTATCGAGGTGGATTTGGGCATCAGCAAGGGAACGTCTTCACTGATTGGCGCGCTGTTCTTTCTCGGTTATTTCTTCTTTCAGGTACCGGGCTCCATTTACGCGGTTAAGCGCAGCGTGCGCAAACTGATTTTTGTCAGCCTGATCTTGTGGGGGTTGTGTGCCGCCGCCACCGGGTTGGTCAATAATATCCCGATGCTGATGGTGATCCGTTTCATCCTTGGCGTGGTAGAAGCGGCGGTGATGCCCTCCATGCTGATCTACATCAGCACCTGGTTCACCAAAGAGGAACGCTCGCGCGCCAACACCTTCCTGGTACTGGGCAATCCGGTCACCGTGCTGTGGATGTCCATCGTCTCCGGCTACCTGATCAATGCGTTCGGCTGGCGTGAAATGTTCATTATCGAAGGTGCGCCGGCGATTATCTGGGCGTTTATCTGGTGGTTCCTGGTGCGCGATAAACCGTCCGAAGTCACCTGGATGAGTGCACAGGAAAAAGCGGATTTCCAGGCGGTGATGGATGCGGAACAAAAGAACATCAAGCCGGTACGCAACTACGGTGAGGCCTTGCGTTCACGCAACGTGATTATTCTGTGTGCTGTACATGCCTTCTGGAGCATCGGAGTTTACGGCTTTATGATGTGGATGCCGTCGATCCTCAAATCTGCGGCCTCACTGGATATCGTCTCCGTCGGCTGGCTCTCGGCACTGCCTTACTTCGCCGCCATTGTGCTGATGCTGACGGTCTCCTGGCTGTCGGACAAAATGCAAAACCGTAAGCTCTATATCTGGCCTCTGCTGTTGATCGCGTCGTTAGCCTTCTTCACCTCTTACGCCATCGGTGCGCAACATTTCTGGGTGTCTTATGCGCTGTTAGTGGTTGCGGCCGCCTGCATGTATGCTCCCTATGGCCCGTTCTTCGCGCTGATTCCTGAACTGCTGCCTAAAAACGTTTCTGGGGTATCGATTGGTTTGATCAACAGCTTTGGCGCGCTGGGTGCATTCCTCGGCGCCTGGCTGGTTGGTTACCTCAACGGCATTACCGGCAACCCGAGCATGTCCTATAGCTTTATGGCCGTTGCCTTGCTGCTCTCGGTATTGTTAACCATTACGGTTAAAGCACCGGGCAGTGAGAAAAAGGCGCAACTCGCCACTTCACACCGTTAA
- the fpr gene encoding ferredoxin--NADP(+) reductase, translating to MAEWVTGNVIQVTNWTDSLFSIQVQAPIAAFTAGQYAKLGLEIDGERIQRAYSYVNAPSNPTLEFYLVTVPDGKLSPHLHALQPGMPLEITKDAAGFFVLEEVPDCDTLWMLATGTAIGPYLSILEEGKDLERFQHIVLVHAARFANDLSYLPKMQQLQQRYGDKLRIQTVISRETQVGSLTGRVPALISSGALENAVGLTLNAQTSHVMLCGNPQMVRDTQQCLKEQREMTKHLRRRPGHITSEHYW from the coding sequence ATGGCAGAGTGGGTAACCGGTAACGTTATTCAGGTAACAAATTGGACGGACAGCCTTTTCAGCATTCAGGTTCAGGCGCCAATTGCCGCGTTTACGGCGGGTCAGTACGCCAAGCTGGGGTTGGAAATTGACGGCGAGCGCATTCAGCGCGCCTATTCTTACGTGAATGCCCCCAGTAATCCCACTCTTGAGTTTTATCTGGTCACGGTGCCGGATGGCAAGCTCAGCCCTCATTTGCACGCGCTGCAACCCGGAATGCCACTGGAAATCACCAAAGATGCAGCGGGTTTCTTTGTGCTGGAAGAAGTTCCTGACTGTGACACGCTGTGGATGCTCGCGACCGGCACCGCCATCGGCCCTTATTTGTCGATTTTAGAGGAAGGGAAGGATCTCGAGCGTTTCCAGCACATCGTATTAGTGCACGCAGCGCGCTTTGCCAATGACCTTAGCTACTTACCCAAGATGCAGCAGCTACAGCAGCGTTACGGCGACAAACTGCGGATACAAACGGTCATCAGCCGGGAAACGCAGGTCGGCTCCCTGACGGGGCGTGTTCCGGCGCTTATCAGCAGCGGAGCGTTGGAGAATGCGGTCGGATTGACACTTAATGCGCAAACCAGCCATGTGATGCTGTGTGGTAACCCACAAATGGTACGTGATACCCAGCAATGCCTGAAAGAGCAACGGGAAATGACCAAGCACCTGCGGCGCCGTCCGGGGCATATTACCAGTGAGCATTATTGGTGA
- a CDS encoding FAD-binding protein has protein sequence MFVLYDEDTKNYMIDHGIDVGVGVMVPVATKLTKLEEHFAKGEAAGKAFRANSIKELAQKTGMDYQTLKDNIERYNQFCNVRHDEDFVKDARYLRPVAKAPFYAVKSVATSLGTLGGVKVNEKLQAVDDKNVPVSGLYVIGNDAGGMYGDSYDLVMAGSTVGFAINSARIAAENIAQDLGAQKPLVIKASDKKS, from the coding sequence ATGTTTGTGTTGTATGACGAAGACACAAAAAACTACATGATCGATCACGGCATTGATGTCGGCGTTGGCGTGATGGTTCCCGTTGCCACCAAACTCACCAAACTGGAAGAGCACTTCGCCAAAGGCGAGGCCGCAGGAAAAGCGTTCCGTGCAAATTCCATCAAAGAGCTGGCGCAAAAAACCGGCATGGATTACCAAACGCTGAAAGACAACATTGAGCGTTACAACCAGTTTTGCAACGTTCGCCACGATGAAGATTTCGTGAAGGATGCCCGCTATCTGCGCCCCGTTGCGAAAGCACCGTTCTATGCGGTGAAGAGTGTAGCGACCTCACTCGGCACCTTGGGCGGCGTGAAGGTGAACGAAAAATTGCAGGCGGTTGATGATAAAAACGTCCCGGTTTCTGGTCTGTACGTGATCGGCAACGATGCCGGGGGCATGTACGGTGACAGTTACGATTTGGTGATGGCGGGCAGTACCGTTGGCTTTGCCATCAACTCGGCGCGCATTGCGGCGGAGAATATTGCGCAAGACCTGGGAGCACAAAAACCACTGGTCATAAAAGCCAGCGATAAAAAGAGCTAA
- a CDS encoding Crp/Fnr family transcriptional regulator, with amino-acid sequence MRHIFHQIPWIYPKDIVELRELYQRYGTQEHYKKGTIIKSRGESQRLFYLVNGLCMYYANYVENNPMSFSLVLPERTMGDITCITKQYFNVTTIVIRDADILVVPPDILLDAMRQDAELAIKICRHVVAKQESSLEAVITNTSCEPAQRLKILLKSMLLDGGIEPKAGWYTVPLTLTHEEYGQIINVTRVTISRILALWQREGLICRENKTIIVHHQLFDDVYDWLSYFSEK; translated from the coding sequence ATGAGACACATTTTCCATCAAATACCCTGGATATACCCGAAAGATATTGTTGAGCTCCGCGAATTATATCAACGGTATGGCACTCAGGAACATTATAAGAAAGGCACCATTATCAAGAGTCGTGGGGAATCGCAGCGCTTATTCTATTTGGTTAATGGGCTCTGTATGTATTATGCCAACTATGTTGAAAATAATCCGATGTCATTCTCACTGGTGCTGCCTGAACGCACGATGGGGGATATCACTTGTATTACCAAACAATATTTTAATGTTACCACCATCGTGATTCGGGATGCAGATATTCTGGTGGTGCCCCCTGATATTTTACTGGATGCCATGCGGCAGGATGCTGAACTGGCGATAAAAATATGCCGTCACGTCGTGGCCAAGCAGGAGAGCAGCCTGGAGGCGGTAATCACTAACACCAGCTGCGAACCCGCGCAACGTCTTAAAATTCTGCTGAAAAGCATGTTATTAGACGGTGGGATTGAGCCTAAAGCAGGCTGGTATACTGTGCCGCTGACGTTGACCCACGAGGAGTACGGTCAAATCATCAACGTGACTCGCGTCACCATTTCCAGAATACTGGCACTGTGGCAACGTGAAGGGCTGATATGTCGTGAAAATAAAACGATTATTGTCCATCATCAGCTGTTTGATGATGTGTATGATTGGCTTAGCTATTTTTCTGAAAAATAA
- a CDS encoding FAD-dependent oxidoreductase has protein sequence MSVKSILTAAILSCFGMAAHAEQVMDTDVVVVGAGASGSAAAYALTEQGLKVINLEKLPQTGGTGQFSEGIFAVESKIQRENNHVFTRDQAFKLVMDYSHWRPNAKLVRNYINKSADTIDWLQALGVHFEKLTSNYPGGYYTWHIYQGRGRAVIDVLQQHFADKGGKLLVKTAGKQLITDEKGKVVGLMAESAAGEAIRINAKTVVIATGGFGSNKEMLTEYTRFPDVEVVGIPGKVGDGIKMAWAAGAAKDGREFINMSYRPGPSKESTTNHYAASAKQPHLWLNTKGERFTNEANIEQWPLCG, from the coding sequence ATGAGCGTAAAATCAATTTTAACTGCCGCTATTCTTTCGTGTTTTGGCATGGCCGCCCATGCGGAACAAGTCATGGATACGGATGTGGTGGTGGTGGGTGCCGGGGCATCAGGGTCTGCGGCAGCCTATGCATTAACCGAACAGGGGCTGAAGGTCATTAATCTGGAGAAACTTCCGCAGACCGGGGGAACCGGACAATTTTCGGAAGGGATATTTGCGGTAGAAAGTAAAATACAGCGGGAAAATAATCATGTATTTACTCGCGATCAGGCCTTTAAGTTAGTGATGGATTACAGCCACTGGCGACCTAATGCCAAGCTGGTACGCAATTATATTAATAAATCAGCGGATACCATCGATTGGCTACAAGCGCTCGGCGTCCATTTTGAGAAACTGACCTCGAATTATCCCGGCGGCTATTATACCTGGCATATTTATCAGGGCCGTGGGCGCGCAGTGATTGATGTTCTGCAACAGCATTTTGCCGACAAGGGTGGGAAACTGCTGGTGAAAACAGCAGGCAAACAGCTCATCACCGATGAAAAAGGAAAAGTGGTAGGACTGATGGCCGAAAGCGCTGCCGGTGAAGCCATTCGTATCAATGCCAAAACCGTGGTTATTGCCACCGGTGGTTTCGGCAGCAATAAAGAGATGCTGACGGAGTATACGCGCTTTCCTGATGTGGAAGTGGTCGGTATTCCAGGGAAAGTGGGTGACGGTATTAAAATGGCCTGGGCAGCCGGCGCGGCAAAAGACGGCCGTGAATTTATCAATATGTCCTATCGTCCGGGGCCATCAAAGGAGTCCACCACCAACCATTACGCGGCTTCTGCCAAACAGCCCCATTTGTGGCTGAACACCAAGGGCGAACGATTCACCAACGAAGCCAATATCGAACAGTGGCCCCTTTGCGGGTAA